One window from the genome of Emys orbicularis isolate rEmyOrb1 chromosome 22, rEmyOrb1.hap1, whole genome shotgun sequence encodes:
- the LOC135893556 gene encoding lysophosphatidic acid receptor 6-like, whose amino-acid sequence MANTSCTMARGHSNATTVDCWVEADFQYHLFTIIYSIVFVLGLLENVLALYLLTCKVKYTSHSYIYLINLAVADTLFVCILPFKIHYHLNQNDWIFGDMACRITGALYYINIYVSIAFFTCICMDRYVAVLHPFTYIRIKVTHYRIAVTVFWLVAASITIPLILGGPLHNKGTGNKTACFENFSLTSWTHRMMPYNVCALLFGFVIPFAIILISYPLIAKRIAHTRRSIHKKKALRTIYLILLICILCFLPYHLTHLLHFLMRVQLIQSCRFTNLIYKMRRVTLALVSFNCCLNPLLYYFTSSSKPWHLGLKFRSKTKVYTICDRKFNDYPYKSKPTRPPPPQLLNELPFLKQGIL is encoded by the exons ATGGCAAACACTTCCTGTACCATGGCCAGGGGACACTCGAATGCAACCACAGTTGATTGTTGGGTGGAAGCAGACTTCCAGTACCATCTCTTCACGATCATCTACAGCATTGTCTTTGTACTGGGACTGCTAGAAAACGTCTTGGCTCTCTACCTTTTGACCTGCAAGGTCAAGTACACCTCGCACTCCTACATCTACCTCATCAACCTGGCTGTAGCAGATACCTTGTTTGTTTGTATATTGCCCTTTAAAATCCATTACCACCTGAACCAGAACGATTGGATCTTTGGAGACATGGCTTGTAGGATCACCGGGGCCTTGTATTACATCAACATCTACGTCAGCATTGCCTTCTTCACCTGCATTTGCATGGATCGTTACGTGGCCGTGCTGCACCCCTTCACCTACATCCGGATCAAAGTCACCCACTACAGGATAGCGGTCACAGTCTTTTGGCTCGTTGCCGCAAGCATCACGATCCCACTTATTCTCGGGGGGCCCCTTCACAACAAGGGCACAGGGAACAAGACCGCATGCTTTGAGAACTTCTCGCTGACCAGCTGGACCCATCGCATGATGCCCTACAACGTCTGTGCCTTGCTGTTTGGCTTTGTCATCCCGTTTGCCATCATCCTCATCAGCTACCCTCTCATCGCCAAGCGAATCGCCCACACTAGACGCAGCATTCACAAGAAGAAGGCCTTGAGGACCATCTACCTGATCCTGCTCATCTGCATCCTGTGCTTCCTTCCTTATCATCTCACTCACCTCCTCCACTTCCTGATGAGGGTCCAGCTCATCCAAAGTTGCCGGTTTACCAACTTAATTTACAAAATGCGCCGGGTCACTTTGGCCCTGGTCAGTTTCAACTgctgcctgaaccccctcctctACTACTTCACGTCTTCCAGCAAGCCATGGCATCTCGGCCTCAAGTTCAGATCCAAAACCAAGGTTTATACCATTTGTGACAGAAAATTCAATGACTATCCTTATAAAAGCAAGCCAACaagaccaccaccaccccagctctTGAATGAATTGCCTTTTTTAAAACAAG GTATCCTTTAA
- the INTS11 gene encoding integrator complex subunit 11: MPEIKVTPLGAGQDVGRSCILVSIAGKNVMLDCGMHMGYNDDRRFPDFSYITQNGRLTDFLDCVIISHFHLDHCGALPYFSEMVGYDGPIYMTHPTKAICPILLEDYRKITVDKKGETNFFTSQMIKDCMKKVVAVHLHQTIQVDDELEIKAYYAGHVLGAAMFQIKVGSESVVYTGDYNMTPDRHLGAAWIDKCRPDLLISESTYATTIRDSKRCRERDFLKKVHESVERGGKVLIPVFALGRAQELCILLETFWERMNLKAPIYFSMGLTEKANHYYKLFITWTNQKIRKTFVQRNMFEFKHIKAFDRAFADNPGPMVVFATPGMLHAGQSLQIFRKWAGNEKNMVIMPGYCVQGTVGHKILSGQRKLEMEGRQILEVKMQVEYMSFSAHADAKGIMQLIRQAEPRSVLLVHGEAKKMEFLKQKIEQEFHVNCYMPANGETTTLFTSPNIPVDISLGLLKRESAIGLVPDSKKPKLMHGTLIMKDNSFRLVSPEQALKELGLGEHQLRFTCRVHIQDPRKEHEMVLRVYNHLKGVLKDYSVQHLPDGSIMVESILIQATAQSEDQGTKVLLVSWTYQDEELGSYLTSLLKKGLPQTTA; this comes from the exons ATGCCTGAAATAAAAGTCACTCCCTTGG GGGCTGGCCAGGATGTGGGCCGGAGCTGCATCCTTGTGTCTATTGCAGGGAAAAATGTCATGCTAGACTGCGGGATGCACATGGGCTATAATGATGAT AGACgctttcctgatttttcatacattACCCAGAATGGAAGACTGACTGACTTTCTAGACTGTGTAATCATCAG CCACTTTCATTTGGACCACTGTGGAGCTTTACCGTATTTCAGCGAAATGGTTGGCTATGATGGACCCATATATATGACGCACCCCACCAAGGCCATCTGCCCCATCCTGCTGGAGGATTACAGGAAAATTACTGTGGATAAGAAAGGGGAGACCAACTTCTTCACTTCCCAAATGATTAAAGACTGCATGAAAAAAGTGGTAGCTGTCCACCTTCACCAGACAATCCAG GTAGATGATGAGCTGGAAATCAAGGCGTACTATGCTGGCCATGTGCTGGGAGCAGCCATGTTCCAGATTAAAGTTGGCTCTGAGTCTGTGGTCTATACT GGTGATTATAACATGACGCCAGACAGACACTTAGG AGCTGCCTGGATTGATAAGTGTCGTCCGGATTTATTAATCAGCGAATCCACCTATGCCACAACTATCAGAGACTCTAAACGCTGCAGAGAGAGGGACTTCCTGAAGAAGGTCCATGAAAGTGTAGAGAGAGGAGGGAAG GTTCTCATCCCGGTTTTTGCTCTGGGACGTGCCCAGGAACTCTGCATCTTACTGGAAACTTTCTG ggaaagaatgaacTTGAAGGCCCCAATTTACTTCTCCATGGGACTGACTGAGAAGGCCAATCACTACTACAAGCTCTTCATCACATGGACTAATCAGAAGATCCGGAAAACTTTTGTCCAGAGAAACATGTTCGAATTCAAACACATAAAGGCGTTTGACAGGGCTTTTGCTGATAACCCTGGGCCAATG GTTGTATTTGCAACCCCAGGTATGCTTCATGCCGGACAGTCCCTTCAGATCTTCAGGAAATGggcagggaatgaaaagaacatg GTCATTATGCCAGGTTACTGTGTGCAAGGAACTGTGGGCCATAAGATCCTGAGTGGACAGCGGAAGCTAGAAATGGAAGGAAGACAAATA ctggaggtgaAGATGCAGGTAGAATACATGTCCTTTAGTGCCCATGCTGATGCCAAGGGAATAATGCAGCTGATTCGCCAGGCCGAGCCACGCAGTGTTCTTCTGGTTCACGGGGAAGCAAAGAAGATGGAGTTCCTGAAGCAGAAAATTGAACAGGAATTTC ATGTGAACTGTTACATGCCTGCAAATGGAGAAACCACTACATTGTTCACCAGCCCCAATATACCAGTGGACATTTCCCTTGGATTGTTGAAGAGAGAGAGCGCCATAG GTCTCGTACCGGATTCCAAGAAGCCAAAGCTCATGCATGGCACATTAATCATGAAGGATAAC AGCTTCCGCTTGGTCTCTCCCGAGCAGGCACTGAAGGAACTGGGTCTTGGGGAGCATCAGCTGCgttttacctgccgtgtccacattCAGGATCCTCGCAAGGAGCACGAGATGGTGCTTCGAGTCTATAATCACCTTAAGGG AGTCCTGAAAGATTATTCTGTTCAGCATCTCCCTGACGGATCTATCATGGTGGAGTCCATTCTGATCCAAGCCACAGCACAGTCAGAGGACCAAGGAACCAAAGTTTTGCTGGTGTCATGGACATACCAG GATGAAGAACTGGGCAGCTATCTTACCTCCCTATTGAAAAAGGGACTGCCACAAACTACAGCTTGA
- the CPTP gene encoding ceramide-1-phosphate transfer protein yields MAGARASGVDWLRRERAGQQSGKRKQLAEGSRGSLQRFNMAAGAETFSLREVLVAFTACVSEQREVRVDPYLAGWKGLVRFLNCLGTIFSFISKDAVTKIEIIENYRNSDQREKYLTVQSMVEYELANGLVDLQQRSKHPDSGCRTFLRLHRALHWLQMFLEGLRTGEDNSKTSVICSETYNASLANYHPWIVRKAAGVAFCALPTRNTFLETMNVGTAEEAVAMLGDALPYICEVYKITEELYAQHKLLDLP; encoded by the exons ATGGCTGGAGCAAGAGCCTCGGGCGTCGATTGGCTGCGGAGAGAGAGGGCGGGGCAACAGTCAGGAAAGCGGAAGCAACTGGCTGAGGGGAGCCGGGGGAGTCTCCAGCGGTTCAACATGGCGGCGGGGGCGGAGACGTTCTCCCTGCGGGAAGTGCTGGTGGCGTTCACAGCCTGTGTCAGCGAGCAGCGGGAAGTCCGCGTGGACCCGTACCTGGCGGGCTGGAAAGGCCTGGTTCG GTTTCTGAACTGCCTGGGCACAATTTTCTCCTTCATTTCTAAAGACGCAGTGACCAAAATAGAGATCATAGAGAATTACCGTAATAGTGACCAGCGAGAAAAGTACTTGACCGTTCAATCCATGGTGGAGTATGAGCTGGCTAATGGCCTGGTTGATCTCCAACAGCGATCCAAGCACCCTGACTCAGGCTGCAGAACCTTCTTGCGCCTCCACCGAGCCCTTCACTGGCTGCAGATGTTCTTGGAAGGACTGAGGACTGGTGAGGACAACTCCAAAACCTCTGTGATCTGCTCAGAGACGTACAATGCTTCCTTGGCTAACTATCATCCCTGGATTGTTCGCAAGGCTGCCGGGGTGGCTTTTTGTGCCTTACCCACTCGAAATACATTCCTTGAAACCATGAATGTGGGCACAGCTGAAGAGGCTGTGGCTATGCTGGGGGATGCTTTGCCCTATATCtgtgaagtctataaaatcacagAGGAGCTCTATGCCCAACACAAACTGCTTGACCTCCCCTAG